A window of Bacillus sp. DX3.1 genomic DNA:
TCGGTACACCAGATAGCTTTTCATTTAAAATGTTAACCATTTTTTCTAAATCTGATAAATCAACAGATTCCGGAACGGTAATCGTTTTACTTTGCACATGTCCTGTGTCAGTGACAATAATTGCGACCGCTGTTTGATGACCCAGTGGAACAATTTGTACATTTTTTAACTTATTTGTACTCACTTTTGGCCCAAGAACAATCGCCGTATAATTCGTAAGTTCTGATAAAATTTGAGCGGATTGCTGTGCAATTTTTTCCGCTTCAAAAATTCTTTCAGCAAACAGGTCTTTAATCTGTACAATATCTTCACTCGGTACATGTTGCGGTGCTAAAAGATGATCCACATAAAATCGATACCCTTTCTCGGAAGGGACACGTCCAGAAGAACTGTGTGTCTTTTCAATAAACCCAAGTTCTTCTAAATCAGCCATTTCATTTCGAATAGTAGCTGAACTAAATGTAATTTCTTCTTTCTTAGCCAACGTTCTTGATCCAACAGGTTGCGCTGATCCGATAAAGTCATCGATAATCGTCTGTAAAATTAAGAGCTGACGTTCCGTAAGCATCTCATCATCACCTCTGTTAGCACTCTTTGTCTTCGAGTGCTAAATCTATTAATAACTTACCAAAATTGACATTCAATTGTCAACGGAAACGTCATGAAATAAAGTGAAACTTTTAGCAGGGGTGATTTTCCCACTGCTAATTAGTTGAACCAATCGAGCTCTTACAGACGATTCCCCCTCGCTTCACTTCTTTGTACCGTCCGTTAGAGCGGGGGAAATGAAACTTTTTACCAATCGCTTTATACCAAGTTAATCCATTAAAAATGATTGAAACACTTCATTCCCGAGTAGCTTTCCTTTTCTTGTTAGGGAGACGTGTGTATTTGCTTCCTGAAGCAATCCATGTTCTTTATTATCGAGCAACTGCTTCCCAAATATTTCATTCATCTCTACGCCAAATTTCTTCATAAATTCTAACTTAGAAACTCCTGCTATTTTTCGCAATCCTAAAAATAACTCTTCTTCCATTTGTTCTTTTCTTGTTACTTCATGGATATCTAAATACGGGAATCCTGTCTCATCGATTTTGGAGAAGTATTGTTTCAACGGTCCAACATTTTGAATTCGTTGACCATTTACGTAACTATGGGCTCCAGCTCCAAAACCATAATACGCTTCATTATTCCAGTATGTGAGATTATGTCTACTTTCATAGCCTTCTTTTGAAAAATTACTAATCTCATACTGTTTATAACCATGTTTCTCCATTTCGTCCATCACAATTTCATACATTTTTGCTTCGTGATCTTCTCCTGGAAGTCTCAATTTTCCTTTATTCATTAAGTTATAAAAGACCGTTTTCGGTTCAACAATAAGGGAATACGCAGAGAAATGTTGTACACCAAGTGTGAATGCAATTTCCAACGTTTCTTTTACATCTTCTATCGTTTGTGTTGGCAGTGCATATATTAAATCGACATTAATATTTGTAAAACCAACTTCCTGCGCTTCACGAATCGCTAAGAATGCATCTTCCTTCGTGTGTCCCCGCCCAATTTTCTGTAACAATTCATCTCGGAAAGTTTGAACACCAAAACTAACCCGATTTACACCGCCATCCAGTAGCAGATTTAGTTTCTCTTTTGGTAAATCTCCCGGATTTGCTTCAAAAGTTAATTCACAATTCGGAGCAAATGG
This region includes:
- the hemW gene encoding radical SAM family heme chaperone HemW; this translates as MIQAAYIHIPFCQHICHYCDFNKVFIERQPVDQYLQYLEKEIINTVEKVPFENMKTIFVGGGTPTALNMEQTEKLLAIINRRLRPFAPNCELTFEANPGDLPKEKLNLLLDGGVNRVSFGVQTFRDELLQKIGRGHTKEDAFLAIREAQEVGFTNINVDLIYALPTQTIEDVKETLEIAFTLGVQHFSAYSLIVEPKTVFYNLMNKGKLRLPGEDHEAKMYEIVMDEMEKHGYKQYEISNFSKEGYESRHNLTYWNNEAYYGFGAGAHSYVNGQRIQNVGPLKQYFSKIDETGFPYLDIHEVTRKEQMEEELFLGLRKIAGVSKLEFMKKFGVEMNEIFGKQLLDNKEHGLLQEANTHVSLTRKGKLLGNEVFQSFLMD
- the hrcA gene encoding heat-inducible transcriptional repressor HrcA, with translation MLTERQLLILQTIIDDFIGSAQPVGSRTLAKKEEITFSSATIRNEMADLEELGFIEKTHSSSGRVPSEKGYRFYVDHLLAPQHVPSEDIVQIKDLFAERIFEAEKIAQQSAQILSELTNYTAIVLGPKVSTNKLKNVQIVPLGHQTAVAIIVTDTGHVQSKTITVPESVDLSDLEKMVNILNEKLSGVPMAELHNKIFKEIVMVLRQYVHNYDSAMKMLDGTFQVPLSEKIYFGGKANMLSQPEFHDIQKMRSLLTMIDNEAEFYDILRNKQVGIQVKIGRENSSTAMEDCSLISATYSIGEEQLGTIAILGPTRMQYSRVISLLQLFTRQFTDGLNGFYKSK